The Castanea sativa cultivar Marrone di Chiusa Pesio chromosome 11, ASM4071231v1 genome contains a region encoding:
- the LOC142615252 gene encoding putative disease resistance RPP13-like protein 1, with protein MAEAILSAFIQVVLERLSTELLNYAHPKEVKKELEKWKNALPEIKAALEDAEEKQQTERAVKRWLDNLRDFAYDLEDMLDEFATEGKLHKLKGKAKASTSKVRKLISPYFTALSPSALMSNSRMGSKIKEISARFEDIMTKKSKLDLRENVDRKSYGKRGRLPPTSLVNEAYVYGRQDDKEGVLQFLFSENYSADEVSVIPIVGMGGIGKTTLAQLVYNDAKVNSYFDMKAWACVSEEFDGVKVTKTILKSFTSDNCDDNDLNLLQVKLKEKLYAKKFLVILDDVWNENYNDWTILRAPFEVGAPGSRIVITTRNEGVSSMMGTIPTYALKELSDDACLSIFTRNALGTKDFKAHPDLKDIGEEIVKKCKGLPLAAKTLGGLLRTKLDRSEWEDVLNSKIWEIPEERSGIVPALMLSYYHLPSHLKRCFAYCSILPKDYEFEEQQLVLLWMAEGLIQLKDGRKSPEDLGSEYFRNLLSRSFFQQSSKDKSRFLMHDLINDLAQWVAGDICFRMGDKLEVNNIGKFSKQVRHLSYLGGRYDGTKRFEAFSEVTCIRTFLPLMLPNPGHCYLTSNVPFNFFPKLRVLSLSGYCITELPDSIVDLKHLRYIDLSHTRIRSLPESIAFLCNLQTLILENCVYLKKLPSKLENLVKLRHLNILKADSLEGMPPQLGKLTCLRTLSNLVVGKGHCSKLKELGFLTHIRGTLCISRLENVTVPRDARDANLIGKPGLNELLLEWSSKIDESQDRTNELEVLNMLQPPKALKKLTIRCYGGTRFPTWLRGPSFPNMVLLRIENCKKCTSLPPVGQLPSLKALFIKGVARVKNVGPEFYGEGCSQPFRSLETLCFENMQEWESWTPYGEFPCLRQLSITSCPKLLGKLPNQLPSLENFVINGCGQLVVSVSSFPMLCNLEIEKSKGVVQGGKVELSSLNFTCLSTMSEFTCQTEGPIQGLEKVEDLTIDNCEELVSLWSNDVGLQHLRSLRVLKISTCPKLMSLVAEEVEEQLQLGLPSTLREIEIINCSALVSLPKAMMYNITCLERISIDRCDSLTSFAIGQLPPTLKWLKIDRCKNMLILLEKEDINYFCSNKLLLEYLEAIECPSLKSLTSSGELPATLKQLHISSCQNLESIAKRLHDNSSLERISVSDCDNFKSLPMGIHTLSFLDEIHIWNCPSLVTLSDGGLLPTSLRVLWIFGCKDMQALPKCIHNLNSLQELNIWECPGIVNFPKQGSPLLDNLTLKVDVQI; from the exons ATGGCAGAGGCCATTCTTTCTGCCTTCATTCAAGTAGTGCTTGAGAGATTGTCTACAGAGCTGTTGAACTATGCACATCCAAAGGAAGTCAAAAAGGAGCTGGAGAAGTGGAAAAATGCATTGCCAGAAATTAAGGCAGCGCTAGAAGATGCAGAGGAGAAGCAGCAAACTGAGAGGGCGGTGAAAAGGTGGCTGGATAATCTCAGAGACTTCGCTTACGATTTGGAAGACATGCTGGATGAGTTTGCCACAGAAGGAAAGCTACACAAGTTGAAGGGTAAAGCTAAGGCCAGCACAAGTAAGGTACGGAAGCTCATCTCCCCTTATTTTACTGCTTTGAGTCCAAGTGCTCTTATGAGCAATAGTAGGATGGGgtcaaaaataaaggaaatcagTGCTAGATTTGAAGatataatgacaaaaaaaagtaagctGGATTTGAGAGAAAATGTTGATAGGAAGTCGTATGGAAAAAGAGGAAGATTGCCCCCAACTTCCTTAGTGAATGAAGCTTATGTTTATGGTAGGCAAGATGATAAAGAGGGTGtacttcaatttttgtttagtgAAAATTATAGTGCTGATGAAGTGTCTGTGATTCCCATTGTTGGTATGGGAGGTATAGGAAAAACAACTCTTGCACAGCTTGTATACAATGATGCTAAAGTGAATAGCTATTTTGATATGAAAGCATGGGCTTGTGTTTCTGAAGAGTTTGATGGTGTTAAGGTTACAAAAACAATTCTAAAATCTTTCACTTCTGATAACTGTGATGACAATGACTTAAATTTGTTGCAAGTGAAACTAAAGGAAAAATTGTATGCAAAGAAGTTTCTAGTCATTTTGGATGATGTTTGGAATGAAAACTACAACGATTGgaccattctccgtgctcctTTTGAAGTAGGGGCTCCGGGAAGTAGGATTGTAATCACAACTCGCAATGAAGGTGTTTCATCAATGATGGGCACCATTCCAACTTATGCTTTGAAAGAGTTGTCAGATGATGCTTGTTTGTCTATATTTACCCGAAATGCATTGGGGACCAAAGACTTCAAAGCACATCCAGACCTGAAAGATATTGGTGAGGAAATTGTTAAAAAGTGTAAAGGCTTGCCTTTGGCAGCAAAGACCCTTGGAGGCCTCTTACGCACTAAACTAGACCGTTCTGAGTGGGAAGATGTGCTAAATAGCAAGATATGGGAAATTCCAGAAGAGAGAAGTGGAATTGTTCCAGCTCTTATGTTGAGTTACTACCATCTCCCTTCACATTTAAAGAGGTGCTTTGCATATTGCTCAATACTCCCGAAGGACTACGAATTTGAGGAACAGCAGTTGGTACTATTGTGGATGGCAGAAGGTTTAATACAACTAAAAGATGGGAGAAAATCACCAGAAGATTTGGGTAGTGAGTATTTTCGCAATCTCTTGTCAAGGTCATTTTTTCAACAATCAAGCAAGGATAAATCACGGTTTCTAATGCATGATCTCATCAATGATTTGGCTCAATGGGTTGCAGGAGACATATGCTTTAGAATGGGAGATAAATTGGAGGTTAATAACATAGGGAAATTTTCTAAACAGGTCCGGCATTTATCTTACCTTGGTGGCCGATATGATGGCACTAAAAGGTTTGAGGCTTTTTCTGAAGTCACATGTATACGTACCTTCCTACCTCTTATGTTGCCAAATCCAGGGCACTGTTACTTGACAAGTAAtgttccttttaatttttttccaaaattaagGGTGCTCTCTTTGAGTGGATACTGCATAACTGAGCTACCTGATTCCATTGTTGATCTGAAGCATCTACGGTACATTGATCTTTCTCACACTAGAATCAGAAGCTTGCCTGAATCAATAGCCTTTCTCTGCAACTTACAAACATTGATATTAGAGAACTGTGTTTATCTAAAGAAATTGCCTTCAAAGTTGGAGAACCTTGTCAAACTGCGCCACCTCAATATTCTAAAAGCAGATTCATTGGAAGGAATGCCTCCACAACTAGGTAAATTAACTTGTCTCCGGACATTGTCTAATCTAGTTGTGGGAAAAGGCCATTGCTCCAAGCTAAAGGAGCTTGGGTTTTTGACACATATTCGAGGGACACTTTGCATTTCAAGATTGGAGAATGTCACTGTACCCAGGGATGCAAGGGATGCTAATTTAATTGGTAAGCCTGGTCTTAATGAGTTGCTGTTGGAATGGAGTAGCAAAATTGATGAGTCACAAGACAGAACAAATGAATTAGAGGTACTTAACATGCTACAGCCTCCCAAAGCTTTGAAAAAGCTCACTATCAGGTGCTATGGTGGTACAAGATTTCCAACTTGGTTAAGAGGTCCTTCATTTCCTAATATGGTGCTCCTGAGgattgaaaattgtaaaaagtGCACATCCCTCCCACCAGTCGGACAACTACCATCACTCAAAGCCCTTTTTATCAAAGGAGTGGCCAGAGTGAAAAATGTTGGTCCTGAGTTTTATGGGGAAGGTTGTTCACAACCTTTTAGATCCTTGGAAACTTTGTGTTTCGAGAATATGCAGGAATGGGAGAGCTGGACTCCTTATGGAGAATTCCCATGCCTGCGCCAGCTTTCTATTACAAGTTGTCCCAAGCTATTGGGGAAGTTACCAAACCAGCTTCCTTCACtggaaaattttgtgataaATGGATGTGGACAGTTGGTGGTTTCAGTTTCAAGCTTTCCAATGCTATGCAATCTAGAAATTGAGAAATCCAAAGGGGTCGTACAGGGAGGTAAGGTTGAGTTGAGCTCACTAAACTTCACATGTCTTTCAACAATGTCAGAATTTACATGTCAAACGGAAGGGCCTATACAAGGACTAGAAAAGGTAGAAGACTTGACTATTGATAATTGCGAGGAGCTGGTGTCTTTGTGGTCAAATGATGTGGGATTACAACATCTTCGTTCTCTTCGTGTTCTGAAGATTTCTACTTGTCCCAAACTAATGTCTTTGGTGGCAGAAGAAGTAGAAGAGCAGCTGCAATTGGGTTTGCCATCCACACTTAGAGAAATTGAGATCATAAATTGCAGTGCCCTGGTATCTCTACCCAAGGCAATGATGTACAACATCACCTGTCTTGAGCGTATTTCTATTGATAGATGTGATTCATTGACATCCTTTGCAATAGGCCAGCTACCTCCAACTCTGAAGTGGCTAAAGATTGATCGTTGCAAGAATATGCTGATTTTGCTGGAAAAGGAGGATATCAATTATTTCTGCAGCAACAAGTTACTTCTTGAGTACTTGGAAGCTATTGAATGTCCTTCACTCAAGTCCTTAACATCAAGTGGAGAGTTGCCCGCAACACTTAAACAGCTGCACATTAGCTCTTGTCAAAACCTTGAGTCAATAGCAAAGAGGCTACATGACAACTCATCTCTTGAACGCATAAGTGTCTCAGATTGTGACAACTTTAAATCTTTACCCATGGGCATACACACCCTCAGTTTTCTAGATGAGATTCATATTTGGAATTGCCCAAGTCTTGTAACTTTATCCGATGGAGGGTTGCTCCCCACCAGCCTAAGAGTGCTTTGGATTTTCGGTTGTAAAGATATGCAGGCCCTGCCCAAGTGCATTCACAACCTCAACTCTCTTCAAGAATTGAATATATGGGAGTGTCCAGGCATTGTAAATTTTCCGAAACAAG GTTCACCTCTCTTAGACAACTTAACATTAAAGGTGGATGTCCAAATCTAG